CCAGGTGGCTGTTGGGAAAGGCAATGACCGTGAGACCGGCGGCCGGCCAGGCAGGCGCCGCGGCGGATGAAGAAGAGGGGAGCGCCTCGGCATCGACGAAGTACGGTGCCACATTGTCCAGCCCCCGCGCCGCGGCAATGGCCTGCACGTCGCGCGAGAACCAGCGTTCGCCGGCCGGCTCGTTGTTGCGCAGGAAGCCGCCCTTGGGCTCGGTGATGCGCAGCAGGCCGGTCACCGCGGTTTCGCCCGTGGGCTCGGTGGCCGCGCGGGTGGCGCGGTCGCGCGCTTCGGGCGGCACGAAGCCCCGGTTGACCAGCACGACGGTGCCGTCCGCAGCCTGCAGCGGCGTCAGCACCCAGAAGCCGGCGCCGAGCCGCGTGCTGGCCTGCACCAGGGTCTCCTTGTCGTGGAGGAAGGTACCGGTAATGCGCAGATGCCGGTATTCGTCGTCGACCGCGTTCACGCGCGGCCAGCGATCGCGCCCCGGAGCATCGGTGGCCGGGGCATGCACCCGCTGTTCGACGCGGGCGACGAGATCGAGCTTCCAGGCCCTGCGCTCGACCTGCCAGGTGCCGAGCGCGAAGAAGCCGGCAAAGGCCAGGGCCGCACAGACCGCCAGAGCCACCCGGGCCGCCGCGCTGCGCTGGCGGCTGGCCGGGGCGTGGTGGGCGCTGGGGTCTGGCGGCGGGAGCGTCAAGGCATGTTCTTCATGTCGTGCACCGACATCGGCATCATGTTGGTGTTCATGTGGTACATGACCCAGAGCGAGCCGGCCAGCGTGATCACGACGAGCACGATCGTGAAGATCAGCGCCAGCATGTTCCATCCGCTCTCGGACTTGGCGTCCATGTGCAGGAAGTAGATCATGTGGACCACGATCTGCACCGCGGCAAAGCCGAGGATGACGAGCGAGGTGGTGTGCGTGCTGGCGAGCACCTTGCCCATCACGAGCCAGAACGGAATCGCGGTCAGGATCACGGCCAGCACGAAGCCGGTCATGTAGCCCTTGAAGGTGCTGTGGCTGACGGGGCCGTCGTCGTGATGGTCGTCGTGGGCGCCATGACCGTGCGCGGCGGTGTCGGTGTGGGCGTTGCTCATGCCATCGATCCCATCAGGTAGACAAAAGTGAAGACGCCGATCCACACCACGTCCAGGAAGTGCCAGAACATCGACAGGCACATCAGGCGGCGGCGGTTGGCGGCGGTGAAGCCGTGCTTGGGCAGCTGGATCATCAGCACGATGAGCCAGACGATGCCGAAGGTCACGTGCAGGCCGTGAGTGCCCACCAGCGCGAAGAACGACGACAGGAAGGCGCTGCGCTGCGGACCCGCGCCTTCGTGGATCAGATGCGCGAACTCGTAGAGTTCGAGGCCGATGAAGCCCGCGCCCAGCAGGCCGGTGACGACCAGCCAGGCCAGCGTGCCGCCCATGCGCTTCTTCTGCATCTCGAGCACGGCGAAGCCATAGGTGATCGACGAGAACAGCAGCAGCGAGGTGTTGACCGCCACCAGCGGCAGGTCGAACAGGTCGGCGCCCGAAGGG
This genomic window from Variovorax paradoxus contains:
- a CDS encoding SURF1 family protein yields the protein MTLPPPDPSAHHAPASRQRSAAARVALAVCAALAFAGFFALGTWQVERRAWKLDLVARVEQRVHAPATDAPGRDRWPRVNAVDDEYRHLRITGTFLHDKETLVQASTRLGAGFWVLTPLQAADGTVVLVNRGFVPPEARDRATRAATEPTGETAVTGLLRITEPKGGFLRNNEPAGERWFSRDVQAIAAARGLDNVAPYFVDAEALPSSSSAAAPAWPAAGLTVIAFPNSHLVYAITWYGLALMVLGAAWYAWRDGRRRARAADGGSGENTAHADATSRPDARRD
- the cyoD gene encoding cytochrome o ubiquinol oxidase subunit IV, producing the protein MSNAHTDTAAHGHGAHDDHHDDGPVSHSTFKGYMTGFVLAVILTAIPFWLVMGKVLASTHTTSLVILGFAAVQIVVHMIYFLHMDAKSESGWNMLALIFTIVLVVITLAGSLWVMYHMNTNMMPMSVHDMKNMP
- the cyoC gene encoding cytochrome o ubiquinol oxidase subunit III, with protein sequence MSDTTALQTPAGVHAHSDQTGKPPVFELFHVGNDHHPENGTLLGFWLYLMSDCLVFACLFAVYGVLGRSYAAGPSGADLFDLPLVAVNTSLLLFSSITYGFAVLEMQKKRMGGTLAWLVVTGLLGAGFIGLELYEFAHLIHEGAGPQRSAFLSSFFALVGTHGLHVTFGIVWLIVLMIQLPKHGFTAANRRRLMCLSMFWHFLDVVWIGVFTFVYLMGSMA